One Pyrobaculum sp. 3827-6 genomic window, AGGTCTACCACGTATAGGTACATGTGGTTTTTAAGCGCCTTTGTGTACTGTAGATCTACGAGTAGGGCGGCGCGGCGGGCGCGGTTTGTCTTGCTGGCGCACAGTGCGGCCCACTCTCCTGGCTGAATGTGGATTTTGCTGTCTGGGCCTTTTACCGTCTTTACCTCCACCAGTCTGACTCCGTCGGGGCATACAGCTATGTAGTCGACACCTGTCATTGGTATGTGTCTCAGATCAACTATGTGGCACCCCTCTTTTCTATCTAGTTCCATGGCTATTTCTTCGCCTTTGGCGCCTTGTTCCATCAAGTCGCTTCCCCACTCGACTCCTAGCGTGAGGTAGCCTAGTGGCTTGTACATGGCTGTGAATAAGGTTGCCGTCTCTATCTTGGCATTGCCGCACGCTTCTCTCAGCATGTTAATTGTTGCTTCTAGTCTCTGTAGGAGCTCTTCTTTTTGTCTGGCTTTTTGGGCTTCTGTTAGGCCCTTTTTCTTGTCTATTGCTTTTAGCATGGAGGTGTATTCGGCGAGTATGGCGTTTTCCTTGTTTTGACAGAGTTTTTTGACTTGCTCCTGTAGTTTGGCCTTTACCTCGCTTAGTGCCTCTTCGGGTGGCTGTGGGCTTTGTTTTGACTCCTGTATGTATATGGGGAGGGTAATCGCAGAGAGTGGGACTTGGCCTTTTTGGCACTGGGTGGTGTTGGGCTGGTAGTAGGCGGCTAGGTGGCTTAGTGTGTACTTTTCTAAGCGGTGTCCTTCGGGAATAGCAACCTCCGCTGTGCCTTTTATGACCCAGAGGTTGCCGTCTGCGTAGCACGGCTTGTCTACCTCTGCCAATATGGAGTTGGGAAGTTTTTCTAGGTGGTACTGAATTACTGCCTTGGCGAGGGGGTGTTCTACAGTTATCCTCTCGGGGCAGTTTGACGAGAGGCCGAAGCCGACTAGGCCTGTGCACGCCCCGCGGCAGAGACTGGCTAGTTCTTTTGGTAGGTATTTTATTCTGTAGCAACCACCTGCCTCGTCATATGATCTGGAGTCGAGGGTGTTTAGCGTGCCGAGTACCAGGGTTTGGAGTTCCTCATCCGTGACGTAGTCTATACATCTAGGATCTTTTTGGAGTCTGACTCGGTCTTTTACCAGCAGGTCCTCTAGATCTTTAAGGGTGGCTTTTGACTGCGCGAGGCGTTCTACTTCTTCTGAGGGGTCTCGGCCTTTTAGCGCTGCGTCGATTAGCTTGGCGAAGTCTCTCTCGTCGGCGAGGTTTCCTAGGTATTCAAACACTCTGCCAAGCGCTTTTCTTATCTCCTCTAACTTCTTGAGGAGGAGTTCGTAGACGCGTCCGTCTATGGTGCCGTCGAGTAGGAAGTTGTAGACTAAGACGGGCCTCCTCTGGCCGTATCTGTGCACTCTGCCGATTCTCTGGTCTATGCGTGTGGGGTTCCACGGGAGGTCGTAGTTGATTAGGAGGTTTGCGACTTGGAGGTTGAGGCCTTCTGAGGCTGCGTCTGTTGCCACTAGGATCTGGCCTTTGTCTCTGAACTCGGCCTCGGCGGCTTTGCGCTCCTCGTCGGACATGCCTCCGTGGAGGAGAACTACGTGGTAGCCGTCTTTCCTTAGCCTCTCCGCGAGATAGTGCATTGTGTCTCTGTACTGGGTGAAGACGATTATCTTTTCTGAGACCTTTCCCAAGACCTCTCCTAGAACCTTTTTCAATGTGTTATACTTGGTGTCAGTGGCGAGGGCTTGGCCAAGCTGGTGTAATCTCCTTAGCATTTCAATCTCCTTGTCCAGCTGGGTCTCGTCGACTACGCGTTGTATAGCCTCAAGCTCGCTTCTCGGGGTCGTTTTAGTTGGCTTGAGCAGGCCCCTCTTTATGGCTTCTAAGGCTTTTAGTCTTCTCTCGATGGTCCTCACAGCGGCGTATGTGCTTGAAGACGCTCTCTTTAGGAATACCGTAGCCACGAGGCCTATGGCCGCCCTTCGCTTTCCCTTGTACTTCTGGGCTATTCCGTAGTAGTACCGGGCGTACTTCTCGACCTCTTCGTAGAACTGCGCCTCGTCAGGTGAGGGGGCTATTTTCAACGTTGTGGAGTGTCTCTCTGGTATGCCGGTTTCGTCGCGGACGTCCTCTCTTAGTCTCCTAACTACGTACCTCTTTACGGCAAGTCTAAGAGAGTCGTCGTCTGTAACTGAGCGGTCTATGAGCCTTATCCGTGCCATGAAGTCTAGCCTATCTCCGTGGTGTGGAGTGGCCGAGAGGAGCAGGACGTTTTTCGTAGCAGAGGCCAGCCTCTCGGCGGCTTGGTACCTCTTGGTGGGTTCGCGGCCCCTAGCGGTTAGGTTATGTGCCTCGTCAAATACCACGAAGTCCCACCCTTGTTGAAGAAAGTCATCTACCCTCCTCTTCAGGAAATCTATGGAGACGATGCCGCAGTTGGTATCGCAACGCTCTCTGCAGACTTGGCACTCTATGTCGAATTTCTCTGCCAGTTCTCTCATCCACTGGAAAACCAGCATCTTCGGCACGACGAGTAGCACCTTCTTTACGTGGCCTCTCATCATTAGCTCTTTTATCAAGAGGCCGGCCATGATGGTTTTGCCGAGGCCGACGTCGTCGGCGAGTAAAAGCCTAACGGCCCCCTCCTCGTAGTATCGACGCAGTCCAAAATTTACAAAGTCAAGCTGATACCTAAGGGCGTCAACTCTACTATGCGAAGGATTTACACACGGCGTGTGGCTACTAAGAAGATGAATCCTCAAGGCAAGCAATGAAAGCAAGTTATATGGATACGGGGAGTATCCCCCGCTAGTGGCCATAAAAACGCGCAAAAACGGACAAATTAACTTTATCACGCGTTTACGATCACTTTTTTAACCATAGTCTTATAAATCAGCACGCCCCATCTATGGATGACCCCTCCCTCCAATAGACATGGAGGATCTGGCCGGCTTACATCATCATCTACCTCAATTGCTGAGTTAAAAACGCATACAGTTATATTAAGTAATACAAGCGATATATCTGAAATAGAAGATCTTAAAGATAGAGCTATTATTGGTATAGGTGGATTTGTCTTATTCATATTAATCAGCCTAGGGCTCTTATTCAGTAGCTTTTCAAGGGTTTCTATTAAGAGTCTAAGAAAGGCTCTTCATCGGCGCTTCACATATATCGTTAGGAATCTGGGTGATGAGACGCTCATGGAGCTAGCTATGGAGAATGCAAATCACTGGCTAGAACAGATACTACATGCGGCAGATGGGTACTCTGACGAAAAGGTAGTAAGGCTGATTATCCGTAAAACACTTCTTAAATGGTTGTCTAAATATCGCAAAGAGATAATGCACGGCTACATCTCTGTTGCACGGTATTTGATAACGATCCACGAGATGGATAAAACTGCGAAGCGGCTTAAGTCCCTACTCTCAGCGGTCAAACCGGTAGATCGACATCAAGTTCTGAATATGTATTGGTGGACTAAAACGAAGAAAGACGTTGCTGGTAGCCTTAGCACAGTTGGAATCGTCGTAGCCTACGGGAATAAGGTCATAGTTCCTACGTGGTTTTGGGAGTTGGATCCCTCCGTAAGTGGGGGGAGAGAGATGATACGGATTGGGAGAATCTTAGGTAATTGGTTGAGGGACTTGGAGTGCAAAGACAAGTGGAAAAGCTGTCTGGTTACTGCAGTTGGTGAGTACGTGAGTGGTCATATGGATTCGGCACTGCAACGAGTACTCATATGTTTTGACACTGCTCTTGATAAAGTAGCTAGTATTCTAGGTGCTTTTAAAGAGAACGGTACAAAAGATGGAAAGAAGAGTATAGACTACGGTAAAATTGCAGAGGAGTTGAGAAGAATAGCTGATGTGGATGTTCACCCACATGAGTTAGAGAAGATGCACAAGATGCGGAACTATGTGGCTCATACTCCAACGCTTGGCGTGGACTTTGTAGAGGCCAATTCCATATTTTATAGATCTTTGCGTATAATGGTGGGCCTTTGCAAGATTTTGATCTCTAAAGAGGCATAAACCGTGAGTCAATGAAGGGGGTGTTGTAGATTGACTTTGTATTACGTCGTTATGTGTGTGCCGGCTCCGTTTAGTGCTGTGTCTATGGGGTTGTCGGCGAGTCCGCTTGCGATGATCACCTCGATGCCGGTTTTGGCGGCCTCGGCGGCCATGAGTAGCTTTCTCTTCATGCCTCCCCTCACCTCTTCGCTCTGGACTAGCTTCTCCGCCTCTGGGGCGGTGAGGTGGGGCACCACATTCCCGCCTATGTAGAGGCCCTCCACGTCGCTGAGGAGCAGGAGCTTCTGGGCCTTCACGGCCTTGGCTACGTCGAAGGCCAGCTCGTCTCCGTCGACGTAAGCAACTCGCTCCTTCCAACAAAATTCGCCAGACTCTTACGTAATATATATACAGAGAGCTAGAGGTGATCACTATACCAAGCGGTTGAGATGAAGGATAAATATAAGCCAGCCTACCTCACCGTGGCTGTCGCTGGCGACTTATTTGCGCCGTTTAACAAGGAGAGGGTTGAGCGGTATCCTTTCCCCGCTGTGGTGGTTGGGCCGCCTCGTAGCGGCAAGACGTTCTTCATAACTAACTACGGGGTGGAGGCCGGGGAGAAGACCGCTGTCGAGAAGGGCGAGCTCGCCGAGGAGGTGGGCGGGGGGCAATATAGGCTTGTCTACTACATCCCGTGGGACGGCGCGGAGAGGTACGCCAGCGGCGACGCAAAGAGGGCCGTCGAGCTAATCAAGCGGCGTTTTGCGCCGGTGGAGTACCTCGGCGTTAGGTACATGCCGCCTGGCTTCGTGGCTGAGGTGGTGAAGAGGCTGGAGGAGGGCGGCGAGGAGGCCGCCGTGAAGTACCTAGAGGAGCAAGGGAAGGCCTATGAAAAATTCTCCTCGTTGCTGGCGCCGGGCAAGTGGGATAGGGTGCGTGAGGTATTGAAGAGAGTCGGCGGCGCCGCCATGAGGGAGGCGGTGTTGTTTTTGATGGAGGTATTGCGTATCGCCGACGCCTCCCTCGTTTCTAAATTTCTAGATCTGGTGGCGGCTGTCATAAAAGTCTTCGGCAAAAACTGGATTACGCAGTGGATAGAGCAGAGGGAGAGGTGGAGGGGCTTGCACGAGGACCTGCGGAAGGTGTTGGCGTGGAGAGCCGCCGCGGCGCTGGGAAGAAGCGGAGAGGAGGTGGAGAAGGCGCTAGACGCGCTCTACGGAATAGACGTGGCGAAGCTTGAGGAGGTGGTGAAGAAAATCGAGGAGAAGCTGGCCGAGCTGGAGAGTAGGGTCTCTAAGCTTGAGGATAGGCTCAAGCCCGTCAACGCCGTCTACACCGAGCCTGAGGAGCTAGGCGTGGAGCGCAGAGACGGCGTCTTGTACGTAATGGACGCTCCGTATGTAGACCCGGCGCAACACGGCCTAGCACAAGCCGTGGAGGAGGTTAAGCAGAAGGTGTGGGAGGTGGCGGAGAGAGGAGGCGTCCTGGCCATAGTCGGCCCAAGAGGAGTCGGAAAATCCACACTAGCCAGAGCCGTGCTGGCGGAGGTTCTGAGGAGGGCGGCGGTTAGAGGCGTCGTGGACGTGGGGAGGCTGGGGCACAAGGATTTGCCATATGTGGTTGAGAGAGTAGGCCGTAGCTATCTCCTACTCTACGACCCCTCTACGCCTAGGTTCTACGAGCTGGGCGGTCTTGAAAAGCCACTGGAAGGGCCAAGGCCTGAGGCCGTTGGTATAGTGGCTGAGCTTGTCAACTTGACGCACCGCGGGGGGAAGCCGAGAGCCTCCGTTGTTTTAGTGCTACCGACAGATGTCTACAACGCGCTGGGCGAGGAGGTGAAGAGGTTCATGACCCCCGTCGTTCTTGATTTGAAGAGCGTTGATTTCCTCGCCGAGGTAATAAGGCGACACTCCGGTTGCCAGCTGGAGGGAGAAAGGCTGGAGGCGCTTGCTGGGGAGATTGCGAAATTCGACGAGGGCCACACCCTAATCGCCAGGCTTGTCGGCGAGGAGTTGAGAGAGCGGGGTCGCCAGCTTGAAGAGATAGAGGAGATTGTGGGAGCGGCTGGGGGGAGGGGCCTTAGGTTTATGCTCATGTACATCAACGAGGTGTTGGGGGTTGAGCGGGGTGGCGGCGAGGTGAGGTGTCCCGACTTGGCTTGGGTGTTTTCTGCTGTGCTGGCGGCTAGGGCGAAGGTGGCCGAGGCCGCGGGGCCAGGCGACGTCCTCATCCCGCCCACTCTGCTGGAGAAGTGGGTTGAGTGGAGGTGGGCCAGATACGCCGGGATCCGTTGCGGCAGAGAGGACCTGCCTCAGAGAGTATTCAGCTGGCTCTCAGTCAGACACCACCACCTAATAGAATCTGCGTTAAAACTAGCCGCCCAAGCCAAGTCAAGCGTCGGACAAGATCCCGTCTTGAAAGAGTTAGACGTATGGGCCAAATACGGCGTTGAGAAATACGACATCCAAGACTTCCTGAGGGAACACGGCCCCGATTTAGAAAAGGAATGGGAGGGGGCGGTTTGTCTAGAGAAATTTGTGTTAATGCTCGGCGCCGCCGTCTCCGGCCACCTATACGAGCTGGTTGCAGAGCCGGCAGAGAAGGCTGGAGAAGATATGAAGAACGCCGCCGAGAGGATAAGGAGGGGATGTGTGATAGACGGCTACTTGCTGGCCGACGGCGAGCTAACGCCATTCACCGACGCGCTTCTGCGGGCAATGGCTTTAATGGGCGAGATCCCGAAGCCCTTCGCCAGCCAACATGGCAGAGTGCTGGAGGAGGCAGAAAAGCTTGTAAAGACGTGGAGGAAAAGAGGCCGCGCCGAGCTGTGGGAGGCTATCTACGGCCTCGGCTTGGCCGTGGCGGCGGCGAGGGCGGAGGCGCTGGATAGAGATGCGGCTAAAAAGGCGCTATATGCGGCTTTGCCAGCTGTGCAACAAGCTACGTCTCCAGTCGCTGTTGGTGTGATTCTTGACGCGCTTTCGCCGCTGAGGGAATACGCGCCGGATTGGTGGGCCGCCGTGCTTGACGCCGCGGCTACGCCGATGGTGATTAAGCGGCCAGAGCTGGCCAAGCGTATTTTAGAAGAGATTGAGTGGGCTAGAGAGCGGGTAAGGGAAGACTGGGCAAAGGTGTACATGGCCACCGCCTACGTAGCAGTCCTTACTAAATCTGCCGATGCTGAGGAGTTGCGTAGAGATGTCTGCCAGCTTCTAGGCGGTATTCAAGACCCGGATTTGAGAACTCTGGCAGAGGTCTACACGCTCTGGCGCCTTGCCGAGAGGGGCCTTCCGCCGTGCGGCGTTGATCTGTGCACGGAAGAGGCGAGGGAGGGCTGTGTAGAGTCTCTAGAAAAGGCGATTGAAAAGAGGGTAGGCGAGCTGTTGTCAAAACTGGCTGAGCTGAGGAAAAAAGCGAAGAAAGGCACACTGAGCAAAGAACTGGAGAGGTACCTAGCCACCAAATATTTTAGAAAGCCGACGAAGGCGCTTCGGAAAGAGCTGTCGGAGGCTAGGGCCTGGCTGTACTACAGCCTCGCGGAGGCCAAGCTGGACGCCGGCAGGCTGGAAGAGGCTGAGGAATACTTCGCCAAGGCTACTGAGCTCGACAAAGAGCTGGGGCAGTGGGATAACTACCTAACTAACTCTTCTCGAGCCGCTAGAGCCCGCGTGTTGAAGGCTGGCGATCTTGGTGAGGCAGTTAAAGCCGCTGAGGTTTTTGAAAAACTGTGGAAAGAGACGAAGGAGCTCATAGGGCCAACGGCTGGCATGTTGAGTACTGCCTCTTCTAGGTTGGCTGAGTATATCGTCTACCTGGCGGCTTCCGGCAGAGTAAAAGAGGTTGCTGAAGCGTTGAAAGAATACGGTCTGTTGCTAAGATATGAAAGCGATACGTACGTAGCCACTGTCTATATATTAAAATTGCTTGGCGTTGCGGCGGAGGCACCAAGCGCCATGGAGCTGTTGCAGGCGCTAGAGGGCCGCATGGACCCGCTTCTCAAGCCAGCCATGGCGGCTTCACTAGGCGCTCCGCCAGAGCTTAGAGAGGCGGCGTTGCTATGTGCGGAAGTCGCTGGAGTGCCTCCCGAATTATTCAGATCTGTAACTAAAATCGAGGAGGTGAAGATGATTATAGAGAATACCGACTTATCTCAACTGGGGGAACTCGCCTGTTTCTTTGCGTTTTGTCTCGGCGTCTACGAAGCCGTTATGGGCGACGCGAAGGCGTCTAACCTATTACGTATGGATGTGAAAAAGCGGTATGGGGAAGGGTCAGAGCTCCTCTCTGTGCTTGTTCGACTCGACGCCGGGGGGCTGGCGCAGATTTTGGCGCCTAGTGACTCACTTGGCCGGCTTATTCTTCTGCTTAGGGCCCTCGACGAGGCTAGACGCGCCGAGGGCGCAGAGCGGGAGAGGTACCTCGATTTGGCGCGGGCACACGCGCTGGCAGGCAAATACGACTATAAGGGGACTATAGCCGGAACGCTTTTCGGCGAAGCGGCCAAGGCGATTGAGAAATGCGGTGGCCAAGTGGAAAACTGCGAGGACTTGAAGCTGGCGCTACTCAAGCTCTACTACTACCACATTTAGGTCGGCCGAGGCTGGCGAGTATCCAACAGAGGCCTCTCGGGACTGCGCTCCCGGGGCTTGCCTAGGGCGTGGGGGGCCCCGGCCTAGAGCGAGGTTGAGCCGTGTAGTAGCCACCTCTCCAGCCCCCTGGCCAACCTGATGGCCCTCTCCGCCGCCCTCTTCAGCTTGTCGTAAACCTCCCGCCTGTCTTCTCTGCAGGCCTCGGCCAGCTTCTCGGCCAGAGACAGCAGAGCCGACGGGCTGTAGCCGACGGCGTAGGCGCCGAGCGGGGTTCTGATCAACAGACGGCCCCTCTTCACCTCGGCCTCCACGGGGCACCGGTCCATGGTCAAGTCTATCATCTCGATGGCCCTCTTCGTGAGGCGGTAGACGACGCGCGTCCTCCCGCCTCTCTCCGTCCTCGTCCACTTGAGGAGGCGTAGTTCCTGGGCCTTCTCCAGCACGTAGACGGCCTCCTCGCCGAAGGCCTTGTGCAGATCCCAGTACGATACCTCGCCGCCAAGCCCAACCGCGATCTTCACCGCACGCCACACCTTGCCAAGCTCCACAAAATCCACTCCATGCGTGAGGTACGGCCAAAAATCCACACCATGTATTTTACACAGGTGCGGGGGTAGATCGAAACTAAAAAACACGCCTTCCCTTTATAAACAACTGAATGCGAGAAGGTAAAGCGGAACGCCGGGGAGGGAGTAGGCTGAAAGTAATCAACTCACGGAATTGATAAATTTCAGTTTTTAAAAAGATTCAAGACGCGGCGGAGAAAGCGTCTTGAGTTAAATTTTTTCTCTATAAATTTTTAGTAAATTTATTTGTTTCAATTCTAATCTTGTTTTAAATTGAAACTTTAAGTTTATATTTTTCAGATTTTATTGTCTTGTGTTTCCTCCTCACCTGCTGGCTCACCCCCGGGTGGAGGAGTGGCCGGTGTTGCTCGGCCCTATCTACAGACGGCTGAGGACTGCGGCTGGTGGGGAGGGGGCTCTTGAGGAGCTGGCTTACGAGAGGCCGTGGGTCCTCGCCGCGTATATAGGCGAAGTCTACAGCCCGCTTTTCCCCGAGTGGCGCGGGCTGGTGGAGGGCAACCCACCGCTCACGCCGTTGCTGAAATTCACGCCGAGGGGAGAGAGCAGAGCGCTACCACTAGTCTTTAGATGCGGCCCCGGCCTCGTGCTGGCGGACCCAGCCCGCCTGCCCAGAATCTTGACGTCCCGCTGCCCCGTCTTAGCCAGGGTTCTGAGGGAGGCCGGGCTGTACATGAGGGGGCGCCCGCTGGCGGTGGAAAGGCCTCTTGAGGCATTCTGCCGGGTGGTGGAGGCCCTGGCTGGACGCCTAAAAATCCCCGCCGACCCGTGGGAAGCCGCCTCTCTATACGCAGTGGAGAGCGGCGCTAGGCGGAGGCACCACCACCTAGCGGCTTGGCTCTACCTATGCCAGAGGAAGTCCCTGGCGGAGGCAGACTACCTACTAGAGAGGATAAGAGACGTGGAGCCGGAAGCCAGGCTAAAAATTGTAAAGACGTGGGTCAAGACGAACTCCACCAGCCCTCTACAGATATGAAAACCTCAGCGGACAGATATACTGCTCCGGCTTTTGTCTATCAAATTTTTGACTTCCAGACGCTGGGCCCGTCTTTATCTAGTTTTCGCCTCCAGCGCTTTACCTATGTGTAGAGTGGAGGTTAGGCCGGCGTCTGTTGGGGAGGTGCTCTCGGCGAGGGCTGTGGAGGTTGTGAGGGGGGAGTTGCCGGGGGCATCCTCCCCCCTCGTGGTGGAGATTGGGGGCGCGAGACTCGGCCTAGACTCTGTTCTTCTGGTGGTGGAGGCGGAGGGCTTCCGGAGGGCTAGATTCAACCCGGGGGACGGGCTGAGAGCCGCCGCGGTCGTGGAGACTGACTGCTTCGACGCCGTGGTGGCGGAGCTGATCAAGGCAATTAAGAGGGCCGGCCTTCTAGACCACTACCGGGTGGATGTCTTGGCGTTGGAGAGGCTGGGGGTGAGGCTGGCGGCTCGGCTTGACCCGGAGAGGGCTGAGGAGGCGGCGCGCCGCCTTGTCTACGTAGAAGCCGGCCATCTGTATACAGCTAAGGCGCCGCGGCTTGGGAGGGCGGCGGCTGCGGCTGTGGACGGCGGCGTGGTGGAGAGAGTGGCCTCGGCTCTCCGAGAGGCCGGCCTTCTCCACCCTAGAGAGGTGGCCTCCATCGCCGTTGCTCTAGACAGCCTACCCTCGGCAAGGCTTGAGAGGCTAGCCTCCGCCCCCGGCGTAGTGGTTGAGGTTTTGAAAAAATTCGGCGTCGGGGAGCTCTACGCCCTAGCTGAAAAAGCCGCCGAAGTTAGGAGATGTCTGTAGGCCGCCGGGCGGGGCGGGCTGTGGATGCGCGTAGCCGCCTCCGGCGGGGGGCGGCGCCTCGGAGAGGGGGCTGTCTGTGTTGGGAGGTGTCTGTAGTCTGCCGTGGGT contains:
- a CDS encoding helicase-related protein — protein: MATSGGYSPYPYNLLSLLALRIHLLSSHTPCVNPSHSRVDALRYQLDFVNFGLRRYYEEGAVRLLLADDVGLGKTIMAGLLIKELMMRGHVKKVLLVVPKMLVFQWMRELAEKFDIECQVCRERCDTNCGIVSIDFLKRRVDDFLQQGWDFVVFDEAHNLTARGREPTKRYQAAERLASATKNVLLLSATPHHGDRLDFMARIRLIDRSVTDDDSLRLAVKRYVVRRLREDVRDETGIPERHSTTLKIAPSPDEAQFYEEVEKYARYYYGIAQKYKGKRRAAIGLVATVFLKRASSSTYAAVRTIERRLKALEAIKRGLLKPTKTTPRSELEAIQRVVDETQLDKEIEMLRRLHQLGQALATDTKYNTLKKVLGEVLGKVSEKIIVFTQYRDTMHYLAERLRKDGYHVVLLHGGMSDEERKAAEAEFRDKGQILVATDAASEGLNLQVANLLINYDLPWNPTRIDQRIGRVHRYGQRRPVLVYNFLLDGTIDGRVYELLLKKLEEIRKALGRVFEYLGNLADERDFAKLIDAALKGRDPSEEVERLAQSKATLKDLEDLLVKDRVRLQKDPRCIDYVTDEELQTLVLGTLNTLDSRSYDEAGGCYRIKYLPKELASLCRGACTGLVGFGLSSNCPERITVEHPLAKAVIQYHLEKLPNSILAEVDKPCYADGNLWVIKGTAEVAIPEGHRLEKYTLSHLAAYYQPNTTQCQKGQVPLSAITLPIYIQESKQSPQPPEEALSEVKAKLQEQVKKLCQNKENAILAEYTSMLKAIDKKKGLTEAQKARQKEELLQRLEATINMLREACGNAKIETATLFTAMYKPLGYLTLGVEWGSDLMEQGAKGEEIAMELDRKEGCHIVDLRHIPMTGVDYIAVCPDGVRLVEVKTVKGPDSKIHIQPGEWAALCASKTNRARRAALLVDLQYTKALKNHMYLYVVDLSNNTVKKYRDPCTHLANHVHKYKVTQEKYVIPYDEFTKLITPTVELPYDN